The region CGTTATACCCCTTGCCAAGATCGGCAGGACGACCATCTATCGCCATCAGCGGTTGCTTCACCTTTGCCATTGCGGCCACGGGTCTGTTACCGGACAACACGATGCTGACCACCCCGGCACTACCCTTTCTATCACCAACAATCAGCGACTTATAGCGCTGCAAGACCTTCATTAACGCGTTGAAGGTGCTGTCGGCGTTGGTTTTGGCGTCGATCATCAGGTAAAACGGCCCTTTATACATTGGAAACACCTGGCCGCCATTTTGCCGGATTCGCTCGGCCAGCGGTTTGAGGTACAGGTTTTCGAGGGTAGCCGCCGGATTTTTGATGGTTGGCCGGTCGTGCGCTACATACAGGTTATCATCAATCAGATGCACGTCGGCTTCAACACTGGTGAAACCGTTATCCAGCGCATCCCAAAGCGGGCGCGACTGCTCGTAGTCGTTATGGGCATGGGCGTTCATAAGCGGCACTACCCCGGCAGGCTGCTGGGGGACAATGGCTTGGGCGATAGGCTGTGTCCAGGCGGTTTCAACATCCCCCGGCATAAACGGGTTGAACTTGGGCTTGCTGGAAATGATCTTCGCCCGAAGCAGGAGCACATCATCCGTCAGGGCATAGATGGCGGCTGTATCAATCACTTCGCGGAGCAGCTCGGCCTGTGTACTACCTTTTCTGACGCCAAAAAACTGAATGCGATATGTCACGTCGGGTTCGGTTTTAACCCGCACGACCAGCTTGTTTCCCATTTGTGGTAACTGTTTCAGTGTGACGCCCGAGGTAGCGTAAAAACGACCGGCTTCCATAGATTCAACCAACGACTTCGGGGTCAGTTCGGGGGCGTCGACCATCACCCAGCTTCGACCCGAATTGCTGAACTCAGGCCCGAAAAAGTAGTAATTGTGGCTGTCATCTGTACCCAACCCATACATCAGCGGGCGGGCTTGTTGCAGAAAATGCAGGTTGATTTTATCCCACATGGCCTCCGTGCCTTCGTGGGTGCTGTCGCCGTAATTATTGACCAGATGATGCCCATTGAAGACTTCAAAGAAGCGTTCGTACCGGAGCTGCATCAGGTCTTCAGCTTTGATGGCGTAGTAAAAATTAGGGTGGTTAATGTGCGGAAACATGGGCTGACCCGTCAACCGTCGTTGTGCTACCACCATGTCGATGTTGTTTTGCATGACGTCAGCCACGCTGTTTCCTGGCAACGGCCGAATGAGATTCTTTACATTCGTCACGTTCATGTGTATGGGCTTACCCTGATAGCCCGTCGATACCTCTTCACTTTTCAGGATCAGAAACTTCCCCGGCTCTTCAAAATAATTCCGGTATTCGTGCAGTTGTTTGAGCCGGACACTCAGCGAGTCATTTTGCCCTTTTCGGTACGTCACCCAATCCGGCCCGAACGTGCGCAGATACCGGTCGAACGTCCGGCGTCGATCTGGCTGGCGAGGTACGTTTACCCATTTATCAACGTCCTGAATGATGTTATGGTCGGACAACCCAACGAACTGGTAGCCATTGGCCTTGTACCAGTCCATGATCATTTCGGGATAATCGTCACCGTCGCTCCAGAGCGAGTGCGTGTGTAGATTACCTTTGTACCAGTGCTGCGCCTGTGTGATGGAGATAGCCAACAGGAATAGTACGACGCTGAAACAGGCGTTTTTTTTCATTAGCAGATTAAGGGTAGGAAACAGGATTTTATTCGAATGCAGTAAAAGTACCGAACGACCCTTAAATTTAGGCTACCGAACGCCAAGCCTTAACAAAAGGGTTATTTTGCAGTGCAGCACCGATTTTGTGTTTGCTCCTCATCCCAAAGCGTTCCAATACGAATTAACATACTGTGCCTACTCATCAACCTGAACTCCGAACCGTCAACGTAACGCGCTACGCCAAACCCCTGCGGGAGGGTGGTTCGTTACCCGCCCTGGTCGAGGCCGACGACGATTTCCTATACGTACTCAAGTTTCGCGGGGCTGGTCAGGGAACCAAAGCCCTCATTGCGGAACTGGTAGCGGGCGAAATTGCCCGCGCCCTCGGCCTGCGTATTCCCGAAATCGTTTTTGCCACCCTCGACGAAGCCTTTGGCCGCACCGAGCCCGACGAAGAAATTCAAGACCTTCTTCGCGCCAGTGAGGGGCTCAATCTGGCACTTCATTACCTGTCCGGCTCGATCACCTTCGATGCCATCGTGAACACGGTCGATGCTAAACTAGCTTCGCAGATTGTGTGGCTGGATTGCTTCGTGACCAACGTAGACCGCACCGCCCGCAACACGAATATGCTGATCTGGCACAAAGAACTCTGGTTGATCGACCACGGCGCGGCCCTTTATTTTCACCATAACTGGGACAATTGGGAAGCCCAGAGCCTGCGGCCGTTTGTACAGGTTAAAGACCATGTACTGCTGCCCCGTGCATCGGAACTGGCCACCGTCGATGCTGAATACCGTGCCATCCTCTCGCCCGACCTTCTTCGAAGCATTGTGGCGCTGATTCCGGACGATTGGCTGAAGAACCCATCCGTTCTGGAATCGCCAGTCGAGCAACGGGAGGTATACGCCCGGTTTTTAGAGAACCGGCTAACCTCGTCACAAATTTTTGTCAACGCAGCAATCGAAGCCCGAAATGCACTTGTTTGAGTATGCCGTTATCCGCGTCATGCCGCGCGTTGAACGGGAAGAGTTTATAAATGTGGGCGTCATTGTGTATTGCCGCCCGCTGGGTTTTCTGAAAACGCTGTACACGCTGAACGAAACCCGGCTGCGTGCCTTGTCAGCAGAGCTGGACATTGACGAAGTCCGCGAACGGATTCAGGCGTTCGAGAAGATTTGTGCGGGTCGCAAAGAAGGCGGCACCATTGGTCAACTCGGGATAGCCGAGCGTTTCCGCTGGCTTACGGCTACACGCAGTACCATCGTTCAATCGTCGCCGGTACACCCCGGCCTGTGTACGGATGCTGACGAAACGTTGATGAAGCTGTTTGAACAGTTGGTTTTGTAATTTTTGTACCGCCGGACTTTAGTCCGGCGGTACGTTTAACACCATGCACCCATTCACAAAACTTTATATCTGGCTATTTTTAGGCTTAAGCACAACCGCCTTCGCCCAGCCGCGAACGGACGGCTTTCTTAAGAATGTACTTTCCAAAAACTCCCACCCCGTTTTTCAGGAGGTCATTAACCATCCCGAAGATTACCGACTGCAAATCATTTACACGAAAATTGACCGGGATAAGCACAACACGCCTTCGTTTACGAACTACTACTTCCGGGTAGACAGTACGGAGTATTTCAACCCAGCCTCAACGGTTAAGCTTCCCCTGGCGTTGTTATCGCTGGATAAGCTGAACAGCCTGAAAAATCCGAAACTGACAAAGTTTACGGCTATGCAGTTCGACAGTTCGTACAGCGGCCAAACCAAAGAGTGGGCGGACAAGACAGCGCAAAACGGGTATCCATCCATCGCCCATCTCATAAAGAAAGCCTTTCTGGTAAGTGAGAATGACCCCTATAGCCGGATGTATGAGTTTGTGGGGCAGGCGGGCATCAACCGGACCCTGCACACGAAAGGGTATCTGGATACGCGCATTACGCACCGGTTTGTCCGAATGACGGCCGACGAGAACCGACATACAAACGCCGTTCGGTTCATCGATGAATCGGGAAAGCTCATTTACAGCCAACCGGCCGCGTACAACAAAGACCCGTTCGATTTTTCGAGAACAGCCCGACTTGGCAAAGGTTATTACGCCAAAGACAGTCTGGTGCACGAGCCGTTCAACTTTACCGAACGCAACAAATTCCCGCTCGAAAGCTTTCAGCAGGTGCTGCAGTCGGTTATGTTTCCGCTTTCGGTTCCGGCAAAACAGCGGTTCAACTTAACCCCTGACGATTACCGGTTTCTGTATCAATACCTGTCGCAGCTTCCCGGCGAAACCAATTACCCCAAATACGACGCCAGCCAGTATTACGACACCTACGTAAAATTCTTTTTCATGGATAGCCTGCATCACCAACTCCCCAAAGGCGTTCGGGTGTTCAACAAAGTGGGCTGGGCGTATGGATTCCTGACGGATGCTTCCTACGTCGTTGACTTTACCAACAAGGTCGAGTACATGCTGACGGCCACACTTTACGCCAACAGCGACGGTATTCTGAACGACGACAAATACGACTATGAAAGCGTAGGGCATCCGTTTCTGTACCAGTTAGGGCAAACAATTTATCAATACGAGTTAACGCGCAAACGCACATACACGCCAAACCTGAACGCTTTTATTATTCCCTACGAAACACGAAAGCCGGATAGCCGACCGCTGGTGAAAGATGTTGATAATTGAGAGGAGAATTGCGTTATTTAGAGCCAGTAAGCTCCTTAACCTTAACAATTTAGCCTTATGACATTTCTTTCCAAATTCAGGGCGACGGTATTGCTGTTCGCTCTCTCTGTCGTTTCGCTGTATGCACAAACCGGTACCAGGCAAGCCCCCCCGCTGCTGGCCGCAGCCAATCCTGAAACAGTAGGTTTTTCATCAGAACGACTTAACCGCATCGACGGGCTTATTCAATCGTATATCGACAAAAAGGCATTTCCCGGCGTAACCGCTATTGTGGTGCGAAACGGTAAGATCGTTTACCACAAAGCGTTTGGCACCTCCGATCTCGACAACAACAAACCGCTGGCGAAAGATGCGATCTACCGGATTGCCTCCATGACCAAAGCCATTACGTCGCTGGCCGTTATGATGCTTCATGAGGAAGGCAAGGTCATGCTCGATGATCCCATCAGCAAATACATTCCTGAGTTTGCCAAACCAGTAGTCCTCGACAAGTTCAACGATAAAGACAGCACTTACACCACCATTCCAGCCAAGCGGGAAATTACCATCCGGCATTTGCTCACCCACATGTCGGGACTCAATTACAACGTCATTGCCAGCGACCCACACATGCGGGCCATTTATACCAAAGCCGGCATTGTGGATGCCTTCACGACCCAGAACATAAAAATTGGCGATGCCGTCCGAAAACTGGCAAAGCTCCCCCTCAATCACCAACCGGGTGAAAAGTGGACGTATGGCCTGAGTATTGATGTATTGGGCGCTTTGGTAGAGGTCGTGTCGGGGATGCCGCTGGACCAGTTCTTCCAGAAGCGCATTTTTGAGCCGCTGGGTATGAAAGACACTTATTTCTATTTACCTGATTCGAAACGAGACCGCTTAGTAGCCCTATATTCTGAAGACAAAGATAAAAAGCTGGTCAAAACGGCCACCCTGAAGAGCCTTCCAACCGATCCTGATTATCCGATTGTAGGGGCAAAAGCGTATTTCTCGGGTGGTGGTGGCTTGTCGAGTACGGCCTATGACTACGCCATTTTTCTGCAAATGCTGTTGAACAACGGGGTCTACAACGGTAAGCGTTTCCTCAGCCGCAAGGGCGTCGAGCTGTTTACCAACTCGAACCAGACCGGCACCCTTTTTCCCGATCCGAACAGCTATTTCAGTCTGGGCTTCGCTGTCACGAACGAAAAAGGGCGCACACAGGATTTGGGCAGCGTAGGTACGTTCTCCTGGGGTGGTGCTTTCAGCACCGATTACTTTGCTGATCCGAAAGAGAAAATCTGCGCTGTTCTGATGAAGCAAATGTGGGGAACAAGCTACGGCAGTGAACTCGACAACAAATTCAGCCTGATGATCTATCAGGCCCTGGACGATCAGGAGGTTATCGAACCGGGCAATTAACGCGACCTGTTACGAAAAAAGCCAGCGGGCCAAGCTATGGAGTTAGCTTGGCCCGCTGGCTTTTTAACCTTATCTAGTCGTTTATTATCGCTCAGGATACGTTTCAACCTGACCTGATAACTCCTGTATAGCTTCCTGTAACTGACTCCGGCTCAAAACAATATCCATTTCCAAAGGAAAATCGGGGTAGTTGTGCCAGGAGGGCGTCAGGTCATGCCCTAATTGAATCTGAAGCCGGTATTTGTCATCGGGCAGTGCTTTAGCATCCATGCTTAAGCCAGGCTCTGAAAATCGAAGGGCCACATGACTGCTGGCCCTGTTCCATAACGAACGCAGCCCGGTCAGCATGCGCTTAACCTCCCAGGTCTGTAACGGTGCCGATTGCGTATCTGTCTTTTGTCGCCAGAAAGTCGACAGCCGACACTGGAGCCGATTACGGTCGCGCCAGCTGCTTGTAGCATTACCATACCCCAGAATAGCGAATTCGAAGGAGTCGAGTGAGTTGGAAGACGATACGAATTTCATAGCACGTTTAGTTAGGGAGTTGACTTATTGTCTACTTAACAAATATACTATATATGTTGTTTAATTATCAATGCTTTAGCTAATCAGAAATTTATCCTATCCAACGGGAAAGTAGGGCATCATACTAAGTTCATAAACCACAAACACCTCGGGTTAGTCACTTTCCTTATCTTTGCGCCCGAAAGAATATACAAACTAATCATTCAGATAGATGGCAAACGTGCTCATTATTGGAGCCGGTGGAGTTGGCAGCGTTGTAGCGCACAAATGCGCGATGAACAGCGATGTCTTCACAACGATTATGCTGGCTAGCCGCACCAAATCAAAGTGCGACCGTATTGCGGCCGAAATTCAGGAAATGCACGGCGTAAGCATTCAAACGGCTCAGGTCGATGCCGATGTGGTGTCCGAAATGGTCGAGCTTATCCGGTCGTTCAAGCCCGTACTGGTCATCAACGTGGCCCTCCCCTACCAGGACCTTCCCATCATGGATGCCTGCCTCGAAGCCGGTGTACACTACATGGACACGGCAAATTACGAACCAAAGGATGTAGCCAAGTTTGAATATAGCTGGCAGTGGGCCTATAAAGAACGCTTCGAACAGGCGGGATTGATGGCGTTGCTGGGCTGCGGCTTCGATCCCGGCGCTACGCAGGTGTTTACGGCTTACGCCAATAAACATTACTTCGACCGGATGGACTACCTGGACATTATCGACTGCAACGCGGGCAACCACGGCAAAGCTTTCGCCACCAACTTCAACCCGGAGATTAACATTCGCGAAATCACGCAACCCGGTCGCTATTGGGAAAACGGCGAGTGGGTCGAGATTCCGGCCATGAGCATTCATAAGCCCATCGACTACCCCGAAATCGGCGAGCGCGAGTCGTATGTGCTGTACCACGAAGAGCTGGAATCGCTGGTTAAAAACTTCCCGACCCTCAAGCGGGCGCGTTTCTGGATGACCTTCGGACAGGCGTATCTGACCCACCTCGAAGTGCTTCAGAACGTGGGCATGACGCGCATCGACAAAGTGAAATTTCAGGGTATGGACGTTGTTCCCCTCGAATTCCTGAAAGCTGTGCTGCCCGCTCCCGACTCTCTGGGCGAAAATTACACGGGCCAAACCAGCATCGGTTGCCAGATTAAAGGCGTTAAAGATGGCGAAGATGTTACCTGCTATATCTGGAACAACTGCGACCATGCTGAGACCTACCGTGAAGTACGCGGGCAAGCGGTAAGCTACACCACGGGCGTTCCGGCCATGATTGGAGCCATGCTGATGCTGAAAGGCATCTGGATGAAACCCGGCGTATGGAACTGCGAAGAACTAGACCCCGATCCGTTTATCGAACAGATGAACAAGCAGGGGCTTCCGGTTCAGGAACGTGTAAATATTCCACTCCCGCACGAATATCCGGAAGTTTAAACGTATTATAATTTGTTAAAACGAGAATCCCGTTCATCGTAGATGGCGGGATTTTTCGTTATTTAGGCAGTCAACATTATCCACTTACCTTTCACCCTATGAAACCTCTGTTTTTAACCGCAATCGTCCTTCTTTCACTCACGATTTCCCACGCGCAAACCCGCGACTCAACCAAGACGAAACCCACACAGCAGGTTAACCCTAACGACCGGCGCAATGGATTCGAAACCTACCAGTCGACAAGCCAAATTGTCGGAACAGGACCTAATGGTATGGTCAACACCATCGATCATCGTTATGAGGGATTACGGGGAACGCCTTATTTTTTACCGGAGTGGAACAAAGGCCAGATCGAGATGACCGCCGGTCAGAATTACACCAATGTCCCCATTAAATTTAATGCCTATCAACAACAGTTAATTCTCCTGCGGACATGGGCGGGCAATGACTCGATCATTGTCGATGCCAGTCAGGTAAAACGATTTACCCTAAAAAATAACGAGGGACAAACCTATATTTTCAAGCGATGGCCAACCGCTATCACAAACGATCAGGCACTGAAAGACGGATATTTTCTGGTGCTTTATGAAGGAAAAAATACCCTGCTTAAACGCGTATCAAAATCGTTTAAACCGGCAGATTATAAAAATCCTTACGCCAACGATGTTCGCTACGACGCTTTCCGGGATAACTACTCCTACTATTTGCTTAAGCCAGACCAGACACTTACCAAAGTCAAGCTCTCCGACAAATCGATCATCGACGCCCTTGGGGATAAAAAAGAGGAGCTAAAAACCTTTGTCAAGCAGGAAAATTTGTATTTTAAGACGGATAATGACGCCATTACGCTGGTGAAAAAATACGACAGCCTGTAAGCCTTATATGGAATCTGGCGGATGAAACCATCCAGCTGATACAAACCAAATCAGCAACGCCATGCATCCATTTACCGCTTCCGAAGTCGTTCTGCTAACCTACGACGACATCATTTTCCAGGCTCGCAACCGGGCCTATGGTGCTTTTGACCTACGTAACCGCTATAGACCGACACTCAGCCGCGCATTAGGGCTGGGCGTCGGTCTGTTTTTGGGTGCACTGGCGGCTCCCACGCTCTACGCCCGGTTCTGGCCGCATGAACAGATCAACGCGAATCAGTCGATGACGGAAGTAACCCTGACAAAGCTAGTGGAGCCCCCCGTCGAAAAACCCGTCGTCATTCCTCCTGCCGAAACGGCTCCGGCCGTCAACACCGTGCGTAATCTGCCACCGGTCGTTATGCCGGAGGCCGACGTGGTGGAGGAGACGTTACCGCCAACGACCGATCAGCTACAGGATGCCACATCGGGCACGGAAACCGCCCAAGGCACGGGCGACATTGACATTATCGCAGCGCCCGAAGCATCGACCCCTACGGTGGTCGAGAAAGCCGTGGAAGCGGAGACAAAGACTGAGGCCCCGTTTCTTACCGTGGAGCAGCAGCCGGAATATCCGGGCGGAATGGATGCCTTACGAACGTTTCTGGGCAAGAACCTGAATTACCCTCGCCCAGCGGCCTCGGCGGGTGTGTCGGGCCGGGTGTATGTCAGCTTTATAGTCAATACAGATGGTAGCCTGACCGATTTGAACATATTGAAAGGGATTGGCTTTGGTTGCGATGAGGAGGCCCTTCGGGTTATGCGCAAGATGCCCAACTGGCGACCCGGCAAACAGTCTGGCCGGGCTGTTCGGGTGAAATATAATATACCCATTTCATTCACCCTCGAATAACGGAAGTATGGAAAATCAGGCTGTCCGGCATCCAGTGACTACACAACCCTTAGACAGCTTTTATGCGCCTTTTTCGTACTCCTTACCTCCCGACGCTCATCCGGCTGGCTGGCATGAGCGTCGGTATTTTTATGACAACGTTCAGCCTTGCCCAACGGCCTCAAAAGCTCGATGACCCTACGGTATTCACCATCGTGGAGAAACAACCCGAATTTCCGGGTGGCATGGGCGCGTTGAGTACGTTCATAAAAACCAATATCAACTACCCGCCCGAAGCAGAAAAGGCGGGCATAAAAGGGACGGTTTATCTATCGTTCATCGTTGAACGCGATGGCTCCCGTACCGCTATTACAGTTTTACAAGGCCCCGGCCACGGCTGCGATGAAGAAGCCATCCGCCTGGTCAGGATAATGCCGAACTGGATACCCGGCAGTCAGGACGGGCAAGCGTTACGGGTAAAGTATAATCTGCCCATTCGTTTTGGCATACCTGAGCCCGTACGAAAAGTAAAATAAGACTGGGGTTATTGAACACGGAGGTGGTCCGCCATTGCAGCACAGAAAACACAGAGACTAAAGGCCTTTTTTTAAACCTCTGTGTTCAATATTTTCTTTACTTACAGTCTTTGACTCAGCGTTGTAAAAAACTATAAATGCGTAAACATTCACTCAAAGCGGCCTGCGTTCTGGGCCTGTCACTTTCCTTTTTCCTGGTTAACACGGGCCTTGCTCAATCATCGGCGGCCAGGATAGAAGTCGATTTAAATCCACCCGCCGAGTTGAATCCACTAATCCAGCCCGAGTTTCCGGGAGGTTTCGGTACTCTAAATACGTATTTAAAGGAAAACGTCCGTTACCCCGCAGCGGCAGCACAAGCCAACATTAAAGGCTTTGTACTCATATCCTATCTGATTGATGAATTGGGTAATGTAACAGCAATTAAGGTTATGAAAGGACTTGGTTATGGCTGTGATGAAGAAGCCTTACGCGTTGTCAGGCAAATGCCCCGCTGGAAGCCCGCTCAACAATCGGGGAAAGCCACACCGGTGAAGTATAACCTCCCGGTTCATTTTCCACCCAACTGAATAATTCAGATACCGATATCGTGAAACACAGACTTTCGCGAAAATCACGAACCCGGCAAAGTTGGGGAGCGATTTGAAAGCCCGTACCTTTGCACTATGAATACGACTTTGCTTCAACACATCAACGGCAATGCCGAACCCGTTATTCCGTCGCCTTGCTTCGTGCTTGAGGAGGCCAAACTCCGCCGGAACCTCGAACTGATCGATTCGGTACAACGCGCGGCCGGTGTGACGATCATTCTAGCTTTGAAAGGGTTTTCGATGTACTCGGCCTTTCCGCTGGTTCGCCAGTACCTGAGTGGCGCAACGGCCAGTTCGCTCAACGAAATTAAGCTCGTAAACGAGTACATGGGTGTACAGGCGCATACGTATATACCGGCTTATCAGGATGCCACCTTCGATGAAGTCGTTAGCCGAAGCAGCCACTTAACATTCAATTCATGGAGCCAGTGGGAGCGCTTTAAAGACCGGGTGGTTGGTAAGCCTGTTTCGTGCGGCATCCGCGTTAATCCGCAGTATTCGGAAGTAGCTACGGATATGTATAATCCCTGTGTGCCCGGTTCGCGGCTTGGTGCTAACCGCGATCAGCTGCCCGATCAACTACCGGAAGGACTGGAGGGCATTCATTTTCACACGCTCTGCGAGAACGATTCCTTCACGCTCGAACGTACGCTGGAAGCCCTCGAAAGCCGGTTCGACAACCTGCTGCATCAGGCCAAATGGGTAAACTTCGGCGGGGGGCATTTGATGACCCGCGAAGGCTACGACACGAATCACCTGATTGGCTTGCTGACGGCCTTCCGTCAAAAGTATAACGTCGACATCATTCTGGAGCCGGGTTCGGCCATTGCCTGGCAAACGGGTGTGCTGGTATCGACCGTACTTGATGTATTTAACAGCCAGGGAATTGACGTTGCCATTCTGGACACCTCCTTTGCGGCCCATATGCCAGACACGCTCGAAATGCCCTATAAGCCACGAATCATTCATTCGTACCACGAGCCCGTTGCCGGAAAGCCTACCTATCGGTTAGGCGGCATGACTTGCCTGGCCGGGGATTTCATGGGTGATTACTCATTCGACAAACCGCTCGAAGTAGGCGACACCGTTGTGTTCGACGATATGATCCACTACACGATGGTTAAGACCACCACCTTCAACGGAGTGAACCTGCCCGCCATTGGCGTCTGGAAAGAAGATGAGTCATTCCAGTTGGTGAAAACGTTCGGTTACGAGAGTTTCAAAGACCGACTGTAGTTTGTTGTAGTGCCGGGCGTCTCGCCCAGATGTGAAATAAATTTGTTTCTGCTCGCCCGGGCGGGACGCCCGGCACTACAAAACAACAAAAAACCTGCATACGATATCGTGTGCAGGTTTTTATTAGACAGCTAAAGGTAACCACCTAAGGCAGTTACAGAAAAGTAAAGCTACAACCGTTTTCCTAAACGAAAACCGGTTCCTTTAGTTTTTTACAAACTCACGGTGATAAGCCGCCGTGTATAATTCTTCTTCGGGCAAACTCTTAAAGTAATCGTACGTAATACGAAGACCCTCCTCACGCGACACTTTGGGCTCCCAGTCGAGAATCGCTTTTGCCTTCGTAATGTCGGGCTGGCGCTGTTTGGGATCGTCGACGGGTAAGTCTTTAAGAATTAACTTTTGTTTCGTGCCTGTGAGTTTGATAATTTCTTCGCCAAATTCCTTAATGGTGATTTCCGACGGATTACCGATGTTGACCGGATAGGCATAGTCGCTGAGCAGCAATCGATATATACCTTCAACCAGGTCATCGACATAGCAGAACGAACGGGTCTGGCTGCCGTCTCCGAAAACGGTCAGGTCTTCACCACGCAGGGCCTGACCAATGAACGCGGGCAATACCCGGCCGTCATTCAGGCGCATACGCGGGCCATAGGTATTGAAAATCCGGACGATTCGCGTTTCCAGACCATGATAGGTATGATAGGCCATGGTGATTGCTTCCTGGAATCGCTTAGCCTCATCATACACACCACGCGGCCCTACAGGGTTTACATTACCCCAGTATTCTTCAGGCTGTGGGTGAACGCTCGGGTCGCCGTACACTTCTGAAGTCGATGCAATCAGTACCCGTGCTCCTTTTACCCGGGCTAGCCCAAGGCAATTGTGGATACCTAAAGACCCCACTTTCAGAGTTTGAATCGGAATTTTCAGGTAGTCGATTGGGCTGGCCGGCGAGGCAAAATGCAGAATATAATCCAGCTCGCCCGGAACGTGAATAAATTTGGATACATCATGGTGATAAAACTCAAAATTGGGCAGATGGAACAGATGCTCAATGTTCCGGATATCGCCCGTAATGAGATTATCCATAGCTATTACATGATACCCTTCTTTAATAAATCGGTCGCAGAGGTGCGAACCTAAAAAGCCGGCTCCTCCGGTGATTAGAACACGTTTCATATGTTATTTTTAGTAGTAGAACACACAAAGACGCAGCGTTCACAAACTTTGTAAAGCTGTGCACCGCTGCGTTTCTGTGTCTCTATATTTAACTGCATTTAGACTTTTTG is a window of Spirosoma linguale DSM 74 DNA encoding:
- a CDS encoding TonB family protein (TIGRFAM: TonB family protein~PFAM: Gram-negative tonB protein~KEGG: mxa:MXAN_6485 ferric siderophore transporter, periplasmic energy transduction protein TonB), whose amino-acid sequence is MRKHSLKAACVLGLSLSFFLVNTGLAQSSAARIEVDLNPPAELNPLIQPEFPGGFGTLNTYLKENVRYPAAAAQANIKGFVLISYLIDELGNVTAIKVMKGLGYGCDEEALRVVRQMPRWKPAQQSGKATPVKYNLPVHFPPN
- a CDS encoding TonB family protein (TIGRFAM: TonB family protein~PFAM: Gram-negative tonB protein~KEGG: dds:Ddes_2085 TonB family protein), encoding MHPFTASEVVLLTYDDIIFQARNRAYGAFDLRNRYRPTLSRALGLGVGLFLGALAAPTLYARFWPHEQINANQSMTEVTLTKLVEPPVEKPVVIPPAETAPAVNTVRNLPPVVMPEADVVEETLPPTTDQLQDATSGTETAQGTGDIDIIAAPEASTPTVVEKAVEAETKTEAPFLTVEQQPEYPGGMDALRTFLGKNLNYPRPAASAGVSGRVYVSFIVNTDGSLTDLNILKGIGFGCDEEALRVMRKMPNWRPGKQSGRAVRVKYNIPISFTLE
- a CDS encoding NAD-dependent epimerase/dehydratase (PFAM: NAD-dependent epimerase/dehydratase; Male sterility domain; dTDP-4-dehydrorhamnose reductase~KEGG: mxa:MXAN_3506 NAD-dependent epimerase/dehydratase family protein); this encodes MKRVLITGGAGFLGSHLCDRFIKEGYHVIAMDNLITGDIRNIEHLFHLPNFEFYHHDVSKFIHVPGELDYILHFASPASPIDYLKIPIQTLKVGSLGIHNCLGLARVKGARVLIASTSEVYGDPSVHPQPEEYWGNVNPVGPRGVYDEAKRFQEAITMAYHTYHGLETRIVRIFNTYGPRMRLNDGRVLPAFIGQALRGEDLTVFGDGSQTRSFCYVDDLVEGIYRLLLSDYAYPVNIGNPSEITIKEFGEEIIKLTGTKQKLILKDLPVDDPKQRQPDITKAKAILDWEPKVSREEGLRITYDYFKSLPEEELYTAAYHREFVKN
- a CDS encoding TonB family protein (TIGRFAM: TonB family protein~KEGG: mxa:MXAN_6485 ferric siderophore transporter, periplasmic energy transduction protein TonB) produces the protein MRLFRTPYLPTLIRLAGMSVGIFMTTFSLAQRPQKLDDPTVFTIVEKQPEFPGGMGALSTFIKTNINYPPEAEKAGIKGTVYLSFIVERDGSRTAITVLQGPGHGCDEEAIRLVRIMPNWIPGSQDGQALRVKYNLPIRFGIPEPVRKVK
- a CDS encoding carboxynorspermidine decarboxylase (TIGRFAM: carboxynorspermidine decarboxylase~PFAM: Orn/DAP/Arg decarboxylase 2~KEGG: ilo:IL2000 carboxynorspermidine decarboxylase); this encodes MNTTLLQHINGNAEPVIPSPCFVLEEAKLRRNLELIDSVQRAAGVTIILALKGFSMYSAFPLVRQYLSGATASSLNEIKLVNEYMGVQAHTYIPAYQDATFDEVVSRSSHLTFNSWSQWERFKDRVVGKPVSCGIRVNPQYSEVATDMYNPCVPGSRLGANRDQLPDQLPEGLEGIHFHTLCENDSFTLERTLEALESRFDNLLHQAKWVNFGGGHLMTREGYDTNHLIGLLTAFRQKYNVDIILEPGSAIAWQTGVLVSTVLDVFNSQGIDVAILDTSFAAHMPDTLEMPYKPRIIHSYHEPVAGKPTYRLGGMTCLAGDFMGDYSFDKPLEVGDTVVFDDMIHYTMVKTTTFNGVNLPAIGVWKEDESFQLVKTFGYESFKDRL